The Nostoc commune NIES-4072 genome includes a window with the following:
- a CDS encoding nucleotide-binding protein, which produces MTDILNDEAEILNGVEELLLVTDETTEAESTEDIQQMPGAVTIGEKTEAENTVLLQIKTAVTNKKQWSRRLVIVTGDKGGVGKSTFARGLAQTYLDMKKEFLAFDADISNSHLSRFYGDKCLVRELDFFTEGNVDIFLDDLKELIEDSLDTEGAVIPGKSLFLLELPPQSMRILKDVVQQMKFLSTVDELYDMRVTIVVVISRVMDSVKQLITLYDFCQDQVDYVVVKNLFFGSPENFVRYKESSDITAMKDILIESNIPFLEITMPDLIEHAYDYLDKNSLTFNQGIEQKEKPSVKGRVSTWISKFKEQVWLAKSILGLENVPRL; this is translated from the coding sequence ATGACAGATATTTTAAACGATGAGGCGGAGATCCTTAACGGAGTAGAAGAATTACTCTTAGTAACAGATGAAACAACAGAAGCAGAAAGCACAGAAGATATACAGCAGATGCCAGGAGCAGTAACCATAGGTGAAAAAACAGAAGCAGAAAATACAGTCCTGCTACAAATAAAAACCGCAGTCACCAATAAAAAACAGTGGAGTCGGAGATTAGTGATAGTGACAGGAGATAAAGGAGGAGTAGGAAAAAGTACTTTCGCCAGAGGATTAGCGCAAACATATTTGGATATGAAAAAAGAATTTTTGGCTTTTGATGCGGACATATCTAATTCTCATTTAAGCAGATTTTATGGGGATAAATGTTTAGTGAGAGAATTAGATTTTTTTACAGAAGGGAATGTAGACATTTTTCTAGATGATTTGAAAGAGTTAATAGAGGATAGTCTAGACACAGAAGGAGCAGTTATTCCCGGAAAGTCTTTATTCTTATTGGAATTACCACCACAGTCCATGAGAATCTTAAAAGATGTTGTACAACAAATGAAATTTTTATCTACAGTTGATGAATTATATGATATGCGAGTAACAATTGTAGTTGTAATTAGTCGAGTAATGGATTCGGTAAAGCAGTTAATAACTTTATATGATTTTTGTCAAGACCAAGTAGATTATGTCGTAGTGAAGAATTTGTTCTTCGGTTCGCCAGAAAACTTTGTCAGATATAAAGAATCCTCAGATATAACAGCGATGAAGGATATATTAATAGAAAGTAATATTCCATTTTTAGAAATAACGATGCCAGATTTAATAGAACATGCTTATGATTATTTAGACAAAAATAGCTTGACATTTAATCAAGGAATAGAGCAAAAAGAAAAGCCATCAGTGAAAGGAAGGGTAAGTACTTGGATTAGCAAATTCAAGGAACAAGTTTGGTTGGCAAAAAGCATTTTAGGATTAGAAAATGTCCCCCGTTTATAG